The Ranitomeya imitator isolate aRanImi1 chromosome 3, aRanImi1.pri, whole genome shotgun sequence genome has a window encoding:
- the LOC138671856 gene encoding olfactory receptor 52N2-like translates to MASINMSSTYTSVFILQGIPGFESSHVLISIPLFVMYILSLWGNLLMVTLITMEPRLHSPMYYFLYSLFLTDIILSHTILLKMFFIFWLNDNEITFISCFTQMFFIHCFSSMESGILLAMAFDRYIAICNPLHYVSTLTNTLIVKIVLALVIRSTLIVIPCSWMASRLPYCMSHQIPHSFCDHMAVVKLACTDTTINSAYGLTVVLMVIVFDISCIVVSYALILRAVLRLSTRSAKNKAFGTCSSHISIIVLLYTLGLFSIVTYRIGHIAPYIHVILSNLFLLMPSTLNPIIYGVKTQEIRTAAFHLFTHVPS, encoded by the coding sequence ATGGCGTCCATCAACATGTCCAGCACTTACACAAGTGTTTTTATCCTGCAGGGGATCCCGGGCTTCGAGTCTTCTCATGTGCTGATTTCCATCCCCCTCTTTGTCATGTACATTTTGTCTCTATGGGGGAACCTTCTGATGGTGACCCTCATCACGATGGAGCCACGGCTCCACAGTCCCATGTATTACTTCCTCTATAGCTTGTTCCTCACGGACATTATCCTGTCACACACTATTCTTCTCAAAATGTTCTTTATCTTCTGGCTGAATGACAATGAGATCACCTTTATCTCCTGCTTTACCCAGATGTTCTTCATCCATTGCTTTTCTTCCATGGAGTCCGGAATCCTCCTGGCCATGGCCTTTGATAGATACATCGCTATCTGTAATCCTCTTCATTACGTAAGTACGTTAACCAACACATTAATAGTGAAGATAGTACTAGCCCTGGTGATACGAAGCACCCTCATAGTGATTCCATGTTCTTGGATGGCAAGCAGACTCCCATACTGCATGAGCCACCAAATTCCTCACTCTTTCTGTGACCACATGGCGGTTGTGAAGTTGGCCTGTACCGACACCACCATCAACAGTGCCTATGGCTTGACCGTGGTCTTGATGGTTATTGTATTTGACATATCATGCATTGTCGTATCCTATGCTTTGATATTGAGGGCGGTTTTGAGACTTTCCACCAGGAGCGCCAAGAATAAAGCCTTTGGAACATGTTCGTCCCATATTTCCATCATTGTCCTGCTCTACACCCTGGGACTGTTTTCCATCGTGACTTATAGAATAGGTCATATAGCTCCATACATCCATGTGATCCTGTCCAACCTCTTCTTACTGATGCCATCGACCTTAAACCCCATCATCTATGGTGTGAAGACCCAGGAGATCCGCACTGCAGCTTTTCATCTGTTCACTCATGTTCCCTCTTAG